One window of Candidatus Methylomirabilota bacterium genomic DNA carries:
- a CDS encoding ATP-binding protein, which translates to MQTVGVLALGATLVTLATFVYLHNRRAAENRRFALAALTIAGWIVCISFALSSESVRTTIALGRLGFAFASAIPFCLLWMFDAFSVDAGRKLKPQIFIPAVCCGGSILLSLSPWIVAGARMQPSRASFIYGPAHKLFGVYFLLCFLLALFTLWRTIRSTAGVRKLQLRYLLLGILLGGAGAITTNLLIPLIWTTSKYSFLGPYFSLLVVSFSAHAIIRHRLMDIRVVIRQGAVYVSAIVASVSVFLAFVQLYQYASGFDTSNIPLAEALILSIIVAILFQPLKSWIQRSFNRYVYREKYDLQRTLRESSRRLSSTLDLGSLLEYLTVTIESTFKAEAVFVYLHDAQKRAYVASQRPSDSPWLATSADSPILDVSSIVQFLRQERRPLVHEEAIRQPPDTPINRAAAELRAVRGDVAFPLMEDRSLAGMVVVGPKRSGDPYFSEDVDLLSTLVSQAAVAVKNAHLYREVVLVNEYVDNILSTMASGVIALNASGHISLSNPAAERLTGMSLKRRNPVSYVDLPVALAEPLRDTLLDGKAYSQLETSLHTREGQALPLVYSTAPLQAKDRSTLGALIVFSDLTRLKQLEIEKQRAERLASFGSLASGVAHEIKNPLVAIRTFAELLPERFADIDFREDFSKVVVREIDRIDNLVARLRGIASAPHPQTGSVDLRQPLLDTLKLLRGQLEQSQTAVHYSVEDEAPYVAIEDSQLKQLFLNILQNALEAMGSGGAINIRIARTQSPGPSWILLEVSDTGPGMSESVRGHIFEPFFTTKPTGSGLGLAICRSIVDAHRGSIRAENNRAHRGTTIIVELPAAEASAEAFQSAVRG; encoded by the coding sequence TTGCAGACCGTTGGCGTCTTGGCGCTCGGCGCGACCCTAGTCACGCTTGCCACGTTCGTCTATTTGCACAATAGGCGCGCCGCTGAGAATCGGCGCTTTGCTCTCGCTGCGCTTACGATCGCGGGTTGGATTGTCTGCATATCCTTCGCTCTTTCTTCCGAATCCGTGCGGACAACGATTGCCCTGGGTCGTTTGGGTTTCGCTTTCGCAAGTGCGATCCCGTTCTGCTTGCTTTGGATGTTCGATGCTTTCTCGGTCGATGCTGGACGCAAGCTAAAACCGCAGATCTTCATCCCAGCGGTGTGCTGCGGCGGATCTATACTTCTCTCGCTGTCGCCATGGATTGTCGCGGGCGCCCGTATGCAGCCCAGTCGTGCCAGCTTCATCTATGGCCCCGCTCACAAACTCTTCGGTGTCTACTTCCTACTTTGTTTTCTGCTCGCGCTCTTCACTCTATGGCGAACGATTCGGTCAACCGCAGGCGTTCGGAAACTTCAGCTTCGATACCTGCTTCTTGGAATCCTCCTCGGCGGCGCCGGTGCGATCACAACCAACCTGCTGATTCCCCTGATTTGGACTACCTCAAAGTACAGCTTCCTGGGTCCCTACTTCTCGCTCTTGGTCGTGTCCTTCTCAGCACACGCAATAATTCGGCATCGTCTAATGGATATTCGGGTAGTTATCCGACAGGGAGCTGTGTATGTGTCGGCGATCGTTGCATCTGTCTCGGTGTTTCTCGCTTTCGTCCAGCTGTATCAGTACGCTTCCGGATTCGACACTAGCAACATCCCGCTCGCCGAAGCTCTCATTCTCTCCATCATCGTCGCCATTCTCTTCCAGCCACTCAAGAGTTGGATCCAGCGCTCTTTCAATCGTTATGTCTATCGAGAGAAGTACGATCTACAGCGGACGCTACGCGAGTCCAGCAGACGCCTTAGCAGCACCCTAGACCTTGGGTCTCTACTCGAGTACCTGACCGTAACTATCGAGAGCACATTCAAAGCCGAGGCAGTCTTCGTCTACCTTCACGACGCGCAGAAGCGAGCCTACGTGGCGAGCCAGCGACCGAGTGATAGCCCATGGTTGGCAACCAGCGCTGATTCGCCAATATTGGATGTCTCCTCGATAGTTCAGTTCCTACGTCAAGAGCGCCGGCCCCTTGTGCATGAAGAGGCGATTCGTCAGCCGCCCGATACGCCAATCAATCGGGCGGCAGCGGAGTTACGAGCGGTTCGCGGCGATGTGGCCTTTCCTTTGATGGAGGATCGGTCGCTGGCCGGGATGGTAGTCGTCGGGCCCAAACGGTCCGGTGATCCCTATTTCTCCGAGGATGTCGATCTTCTCTCGACTTTGGTTAGCCAAGCTGCGGTCGCGGTTAAGAATGCGCACCTGTATCGAGAAGTGGTGCTCGTCAACGAGTATGTCGACAACATCCTCTCAACAATGGCCAGTGGCGTGATCGCCTTGAATGCGTCTGGCCACATCTCGTTGTCCAACCCCGCCGCCGAACGTCTTACCGGCATGAGCCTCAAGAGAAGGAACCCTGTCTCATACGTTGATCTTCCGGTGGCGCTGGCTGAACCGCTTAGAGACACGTTGTTGGACGGCAAGGCTTACTCGCAGCTCGAAACCTCTCTTCACACTAGAGAGGGCCAGGCCCTCCCGCTGGTCTATTCGACAGCGCCGCTTCAGGCCAAAGACAGATCCACTCTCGGAGCACTTATTGTCTTCAGCGATCTAACCAGACTGAAACAACTCGAGATTGAAAAGCAGCGCGCCGAACGCCTTGCATCTTTTGGATCGCTGGCTTCCGGCGTCGCACATGAGATCAAGAACCCGCTAGTGGCAATCAGAACCTTTGCTGAGCTGCTGCCTGAACGCTTCGCCGACATTGACTTCCGTGAGGACTTCTCAAAAGTTGTTGTTAGAGAGATCGACAGAATTGACAACTTGGTAGCGCGGCTAAGAGGCATCGCCAGCGCGCCCCACCCGCAAACCGGCTCCGTCGACCTTCGGCAGCCATTGCTGGACACTCTGAAGCTGCTACGTGGCCAACTAGAACAAAGCCAGACAGCCGTTCACTACTCGGTTGAGGACGAGGCTCCCTATGTAGCCATCGAAGATTCGCAACTCAAACAGCTCTTCCTGAATATTCTCCAGAATGCGCTTGAGGCGATGGGTTCGGGCGGAGCGATTAACATCAGGATAGCCCGGACCCAATCTCCTGGGCCGTCCTGGATCCTCCTCGAGGTTTCCGATACGGGCCCCGGAATGTCCGAGTCGGTCAGAGGTCACATATTCGAGCCCTTCTTCACTACCAAGCCAACAGGCTCCGGCCTCGGGCTAGCCATCTGCCGAAGCATCGTCGACGCGCATAGGGGATCGATCCGAGCTGAAAACAATCGCGCACACCGAGGCACGACTATCATAGTCGAGCTTCCGGCTGCTGAAGCTAGCGCAGAAGCCTTTCAAAGCGCAGTTCGTGGTTAG